The proteins below come from a single Iocasia fonsfrigidae genomic window:
- a CDS encoding ECF transporter S component: MKQGNIQEKLRNLKYTELTTRELAFLSLFIAITAVATFLHIPGPSSSYFNLGEVAIYIIAIVFGRRAGFTAGAIGSALMDILLGYYIWAPFTFFIKGIEGYLVGLFSHGERWQDNLVAIIAGGNFMVLGYALTKGFLISWPAVLPEIGIDYMQMLIGGIIALPLTHHINRYFRK, translated from the coding sequence ATGAAACAGGGTAATATTCAAGAAAAACTAAGGAATCTAAAATATACAGAGCTTACTACCAGGGAACTAGCTTTTCTATCATTATTTATAGCCATTACGGCTGTAGCAACATTTCTACATATACCAGGACCTAGCAGTTCATATTTTAATCTTGGTGAAGTTGCTATATATATAATCGCCATTGTTTTTGGCCGCAGGGCAGGTTTTACTGCTGGTGCAATTGGTTCAGCTTTAATGGATATTCTGCTTGGATATTATATCTGGGCTCCTTTTACATTTTTTATTAAAGGGATTGAAGGTTATCTTGTTGGGCTATTTTCTCATGGAGAGAGGTGGCAGGATAATTTAGTTGCTATTATTGCTGGGGGGAATTTTATGGTTCTGGGTTATGCCCTTACCAAGGGTTTTTTAATTAGCTGGCCAGCAGTGCTCCCTGAAATAGGGATTGATTACATGCAAATGCTTATTGGGGGGATTATTGCCCTTCCTCTGACACATCATATTAATAGATATTTTAGGAAGTGA
- the glnA gene encoding type I glutamate--ammonia ligase, with translation MSITKEDILKKAEELDVKFVRLQFVDILGTIKNVAITVDQLPTALDDGIMFDGSSIEGFTRIQESDMYLKPDYDTFTIFPWRPKEGAVARLMCDILTPDGEPFAGCPRSTLKKVMAEAKEMGFEMYAGSEPEFFLFDKDEKGEPTTITNDKGGYFDLSPVDMGENARRDIVLALEEMGFDVEASHHEVAPGQHEIDFKYAPVLRTADNIATFKFVTKAVAMEHNLHATFMPKPIFGENGSGMHVHQSLFKDGENAFYDPDDELGLSEVAYHYMGGILKHAPALAAITNPVINSYKRLVPGYEAPVYISWSGQNRSALIRVPSARGVGTRIELRNPDPAANPYLAMAVMLKAGLDGIKNKIEPGEQTIDNIYAMGESERQARAIDSLPSDILEAVNNLAEDQILRDTLGEHIFEHFVEAKMIEWDVYRTQVHDWELDQYLYL, from the coding sequence TTGTCAATAACAAAAGAGGATATTCTAAAAAAGGCAGAAGAACTGGATGTAAAGTTTGTTAGGTTGCAGTTTGTAGATATTCTAGGAACAATAAAGAATGTAGCTATTACTGTTGATCAGTTGCCTACTGCTTTAGATGATGGTATTATGTTTGATGGTTCATCTATTGAGGGTTTTACCAGGATTCAGGAGTCTGATATGTATCTAAAGCCGGATTACGACACCTTTACTATCTTTCCCTGGAGGCCTAAAGAGGGGGCAGTGGCTAGACTAATGTGTGATATTTTGACCCCGGATGGTGAACCCTTTGCTGGCTGTCCCCGCAGCACTTTAAAAAAGGTTATGGCTGAAGCTAAAGAGATGGGGTTTGAGATGTATGCTGGTTCTGAACCAGAATTTTTCCTTTTTGATAAAGATGAAAAGGGGGAACCAACTACAATAACTAATGATAAAGGTGGTTATTTTGACCTTTCACCAGTAGACATGGGCGAAAATGCCAGACGTGATATAGTACTGGCTTTAGAAGAAATGGGTTTTGATGTTGAAGCTTCACACCATGAAGTTGCCCCTGGGCAGCATGAGATAGATTTTAAATATGCGCCTGTTTTAAGGACTGCTGATAATATTGCTACCTTTAAATTTGTTACTAAAGCAGTTGCTATGGAACATAATCTTCATGCAACCTTTATGCCTAAACCTATCTTTGGAGAAAATGGTTCAGGTATGCATGTCCATCAGTCATTATTTAAAGATGGTGAAAATGCCTTTTATGACCCTGATGATGAACTTGGTTTAAGTGAGGTTGCTTATCATTATATGGGAGGGATTTTAAAACATGCCCCTGCACTGGCGGCAATAACTAATCCAGTAATTAATTCTTATAAAAGACTTGTTCCTGGTTATGAAGCCCCTGTTTATATTTCCTGGTCTGGCCAGAACCGTAGTGCTTTAATAAGGGTTCCTTCAGCCAGAGGAGTGGGCACAAGAATAGAGCTGCGTAATCCTGACCCGGCAGCAAACCCATATCTGGCGATGGCAGTAATGCTCAAGGCAGGTCTTGATGGAATAAAAAATAAAATAGAGCCGGGCGAACAAACTATTGATAACATCTATGCAATGGGAGAAAGTGAGCGCCAGGCCCGGGCTATTGATAGTCTGCCGTCTGATATTCTGGAAGCAGTTAATAATCTTGCTGAGGATCAGATACTCAGAGATACCCTCGGGGAACATATCTTTGAACACTTTGTAGAGGCTAAAATGATAGAATGGGATGTATATAGGACCCAGGTTCATGACTGGGAACTGGACCAGTACCTTTATCTTTAA
- a CDS encoding MerR family transcriptional regulator: protein MAGKKSIPMRVVKEKTGLTARQIRYYDEVGLIFPERTKGNQRLFSEDDINRMKKIKSLLDEGYKIEAIKEVLNHPRPIKGNLSNLRTNLNNRINKGDLSRIYPGSSRNLKEKYKKTKE, encoded by the coding sequence ATGGCTGGCAAAAAGAGTATACCGATGAGGGTTGTTAAGGAAAAGACTGGTTTAACAGCACGCCAGATCAGATATTATGATGAGGTAGGACTTATTTTTCCTGAAAGGACAAAGGGGAATCAGCGCTTATTTTCAGAAGATGATATTAATAGAATGAAGAAGATTAAATCCCTATTAGATGAAGGATATAAAATTGAGGCAATAAAAGAGGTTCTAAATCATCCCCGACCAATTAAGGGGAATTTATCTAATCTGCGAACAAATTTGAATAACAGGATAAATAAAGGCGATTTATCTAGAATTTATCCTGGCTCAAGTAGAAATTTAAAAGAAAAATATAAGAAGACTAAGGAGTGA